From Balearica regulorum gibbericeps isolate bBalReg1 chromosome 13, bBalReg1.pri, whole genome shotgun sequence, a single genomic window includes:
- the MMP15 gene encoding matrix metalloproteinase-15 has translation MAGGDRAPCWAGGALRAGGRPTPLLVLLVLLVGAAGEDINAEAWLRLYGYLPQPNRQMSTMRSAQTFSLALAEMQKFYGIAVTGVLDEETKAWMKRPRCGVPDQFGARMKSNMRRKRYALTGRRWSQSHLTFSIQNYTEKLGRYHSYEAVRRAFRVWEQATPLVFREVPYEDIRQKRKKEADIMVLFASGFHGDSSPFDGVGGFLAHAYFPGPGMGGDTHFDSDEPWTLENTDVSGNNLFLVAVHELGHSLGLEHSSNPSAIMAPFYQWMDTENFQLPEDDLKGIQQLYGTADGRPQPTKPLPTVTPRRPGRPDQRPPKPPPPGKPERPPKPGSPDRPDQYGPDICDGNFDTVAVLRGEMFVFKGRWFWRVRHNRVLDNYPMPIGHFWRGLPGDIDAAYERHDGRFVFFKGDRYWLFREANLEPGYPQPLVTYGQGIPYDSIDTAVWWEPTGHTFFFRGDRYWRFNEDTRSVDPGYPKPISVWVGIPPSPKGAFLSPDASSTYFYRGTKYWKFDNERLKTEPGYPKSILRDFMGCHTELVPDPHPRWPDGERPPFNPDGDGRAEDEEEEEEEEEEDEEDYSEGGRQPGGDVDVVVQIDEYTRTMSVVMVLVLLVLLVCILGLIYIIVQMQRKGAPRMLLYCKRSLQEWV, from the exons ATGGCAGGAGGTGACCGCGCCCCCTGCTGGGCGGGCGGGGCgctgcgggcgggcgggcgcccCACGCCGTTACTGGTGTtactggtgctgctggtgggggcGGCGGGCGAGGATATCAACGCAGAG GCATGGCTGCGGCTCTACGGCTACCTGCCGCAGCCCAACCGGCAGATGTCCACCATGCGCTCGGCTCAGACCTTCTCTTTGGCCCTCGCCGAGATGCAGAAGTTCTACGGCATCGCCGTCACCGGCGTCCTGGACGAGGAGACGAAGGC GTGGATGAAACGTCCCCGCTGTGGGGTCCCGGACCAGTTTGGGGCACGGATGAAGTCCAACATGCGGCGGAAGCGGTACGCGCTGACGGGGCGGCGCTGGAGCCAGAGCCATCTCACCTTCAG CATCCAGAACTACACGGAGAAGCTGGGTCGATACCATTCGTACGAGGCCGTCCGCCGAGCTTTCCGGGTGTGGGAGCAAGCCACGCCACTGGTTTTCCGGGAGGTGCCCTACGAGGACATCCGGCAGAAGCGGAAGAAGGAGGCCGACATCATGGTGCTCTTCGCCTCCGGCTTCCACGGAGACAGCTCCCCCTTCGACGGTGTCGGGGGGTTTTTGGCTCACGCGTATTTTCCTGGTCCTGGCATGGGGGGGGACACGCATTTCGACTCAGATGAACCCTGGACGCTGGAGAACACGGATGTGTCTG GGAACAACCTTTTCTTGGTGGCCGTGCACGAGCTGGGGCACTCGCTGGGCTTGGAGCACTCCAGCAACCCCAGCGCCATCATGGCCCCCTTCTACCAGTGGATGGACACGGAGAACTTCCAGCTGCCGGAGGATGACCTCAAGGGCATCCAGCAGCTGTATG GTACCGCAGACGGGCGCCCTCAGCCTACCAAGCCTTTGCCCACCGTGACACCCCGGAGACCTGGCAGGCCAGACCAGAGACCCCCTAAACCACCTCCCCCGGGGAAACCGGAGCGACCCCCCAAACCTGGCAGCCCAGACCGACCTGACCAGTACGGCCCTGACATCTGCGACGGGAACTTTGACACGGTGGCGGTACTGCGTGGGGAGATGTTTGTGTTCAAG GGACGGTGGTTCTGGAGGGTCCGGCACAACCGGGTGCTGGACAACTACCCCATGCCCATCGGGCACTTCTGGCGGGGCCTCCCCGGGGACATCGACGCTGCTTATGAGAGGCATGACGGGAGGTTCGTCTTCTTTAAAG gTGACCGGTACTGGCTCTTCCGAGAAGCCAACCTGGAGCCCGGGTACCCGCAGCCCCTGGTCACCTATGGCCAGGGCATCCCCTACGACAGCATCGACACGGCCGTCTGGTGGGAACCCACGGGGCACACCTTCTTCTTTCGTGGGGACAG ATACTGGCGCTTTAACGAAGACACCCGCTCGGTGGACCCTGGGTACCCGAAACCCATCTCTGTCTGGGTGGGCATCCCTCCCTCACCCAAGGGTGCCTTCCTCAGCCCGGACGCCT cctccACCTACTTCTACAGAGGCACAAAGTACTGGAAATTCGACAATGAGCGGCTCAAGACGGAGCCGGGTTACCCCAAATCCATCCTACGGGATTTCATGGGCTGTCACACGGAGCTGGTCCCGGACCCCCATCCCCGCTGGCCCGATGGGGAGCGACCACCCTTCAACCCCGATGGGGATGGGCGGGCcgaagatgaggaggaggaagaggaagaagaggaggaagacgAGGAGGATTACAGCGAGGGCGGCCGCCAGCCGGGCGGGGATGTGGACGTGGTGGTGCAGATCGATGAGTACACGCGCACCATGAGCGTCGTcatggtgctggtgctgctggtgctgctggtctGCATCCTCGGCCTCATCTACATCATCGTCCAGATGCAGAGGAAGGGTGCGCCCCGAATGCTCCTGTACTGCAAGCGCTCCTTGCAGGAGTGGGTCTGA